Part of the Kangiella geojedonensis genome is shown below.
CTCCAGCTTTAAGGTATCCACACAAAAAGGCATGGAGCTTTCCAGAGCCTCAGGCGCAGGTCGCTTTTGTGACCACAAACCCAATTCCATCAGTCGCTTTTCGATCGTATCGAACACTTTTAAATATTCATCAAACCAATCTATCTGTTTCATCCGTATCACTAACCTTCTTGTATTAAAACCAATTTTACACCATTTGACTCATAATTTCAGATTCGGTTACTAACCACTAGGCATAAAAAAAGCCCGCCATAAGACGGGCTTCTGACGCTATTGAACACGCTTAGAAAGATAGCTTAACACCAACTTTCGCTGTTCTTGGCTTGTCTGGACGTGCGCCATAAGGCTCACGAGCAACGATTGAGTCTTCATCAGTGATATTCTCAATAGTCGCGTAGAAAGCGACATTCTCATTCGCTTGAATTTCACCAGATAGATCAATTAAAGTGCGTTCATCTGTGCGTTCAAACTCACCGCATGCAGGCTTAGTGCAAAGCGAGTCAAAATAGTTAATGCTAGCTAACACACTCCACTCAGAGTTATCGTAGCCAAGCATCAACTGCGCTTGGTTTTCAGGGATGTAAGGAATCGGTTGACCCGCTGTGACATCGCCCCAAACGTTACTGTCGAACGAGCTACCGAACTCAGTATCCGTAAATGTATAGCTTAAACGTGCAGGCCAGTTTTCAGCTAACTCACCCGTAACCAACAGCTCAACACCTTTAACTTCAGCTTTACCGCCGTTAAATTTGTCACCTTCGTTGTTAATGTCACAACCACTGTTAGCTAAAGTACACTCGCCAAGTAAGTTCTCGTAGTCACTGAAAAATGCGATCAACTCACTTGAGTACTGAGAACCACTAAAGCGTAGCCCCATCTCATAGTTCCAGCTTTCTTCAGGCTTGTCACTAGCGCTACTTCCTGGAGGTGCAAAACCTTTGTGTGCACCGAACAATACGCTCGTTGTATCATTGATTGCCCACACAGCACCGAAGCCTGGAAGGACTTCTGAAACGCTATTAGTACGAATGCTTGCTGCCGCTGAGCGGTCTGGCGCAGAACTCCAATCTTCACGCTTTAGCTCAACGTCTTCATAACGCACGCCTGGTGTTAACGTCCAGTCACCCCATGTAATGGTGTCTGTTAAGTAGTAAGAGTTAGCTTCTGCCGAATCAATACGGTTACCCGCATCACCCCACACACCTGCATCGACGACGACTAGCTGACCGTTTTCTTGTGCGAAGAAGCCTTGACGTTGGAATCGATCCGCTTCGTCTTCGTGTACGCGAATACCTAGCTGCATGTAGTGGTCTGCATCACCCGTCATAAAGTTCCAGTCTAGGCGAGCCTGAATACCTTCACTTAAATAAGAGCGGTTACCGTCAACTTTATCAATTAAGTCATTGCCGCTATCTGCGCCATTAAGGATTGACTGGTAATAATTCGCTAACGAACTGCCTCGGTTAGTATTAATTTCACCAATCACCGACGACCAACTAACACTGTTATAGCTACCAGGGTTAGCCGTATCTTCTACATAAAACTTACCCGTTTTATACCAGTTACGCGCAAAATCATTCTGATAAGCAGTAATGTTCAAATCAAAGCTATCGCTTAGGTCAGCAAAGTAGCTCAATACCACTTGCTGATGCTTACCCTTGAAGTTATCGCCAGCTGAAACGCCATACATTCTGTATGGATCCGCCGCATAATCAACGTCAGTCAAACCCATGTAAGACTGATCTGACTCTTCATAAGAGTTCTGCAATTTAATATCAAGTTGCTGGTAAACGTTGGCATCAGAATCTGTGTTAAAACGTAACTTTACGATTTGATCAGACTTTTCGAAGCCTGTGTCCTGACC
Proteins encoded:
- a CDS encoding TonB-dependent receptor family protein; this translates as MKAPFHFSIVASAVVLGMATASPAIAEEKQKEDLETITIIGDSSSAKKVAGSAHIVTEAELEQFKYSDVNRAVRQVPGVYVQLEDGLGLRPNIGLRGTGTSRTGRVSLMEDGVLIAPAPYAASSAYYFPTFDRITGIEVLKGPANIKYGPFTVGGAVNLISRQIPQDGEGQLKLEKGQHEELHGYFYYGDSFDNFGYLLEVNDHQSDGFKTIDRIGQDTGFEKSDQIVKLRFNTDSDANVYQQLDIKLQNSYEESDQSYMGLTDVDYAADPYRMYGVSAGDNFKGKHQQVVLSYFADLSDSFDLNITAYQNDFARNWYKTGKFYVEDTANPGSYNSVSWSSVIGEINTNRGSSLANYYQSILNGADSGNDLIDKVDGNRSYLSEGIQARLDWNFMTGDADHYMQLGIRVHEDEADRFQRQGFFAQENGQLVVVDAGVWGDAGNRIDSAEANSYYLTDTITWGDWTLTPGVRYEDVELKREDWSSAPDRSAAASIRTNSVSEVLPGFGAVWAINDTTSVLFGAHKGFAPPGSSASDKPEESWNYEMGLRFSGSQYSSELIAFFSDYENLLGECTLANSGCDINNEGDKFNGGKAEVKGVELLVTGELAENWPARLSYTFTDTEFGSSFDSNVWGDVTAGQPIPYIPENQAQLMLGYDNSEWSVLASINYFDSLCTKPACGEFERTDERTLIDLSGEIQANENVAFYATIENITDEDSIVAREPYGARPDKPRTAKVGVKLSF